The genomic stretch GGAGGAGATTACCGAAGTCTACAATACGTCGCTGATTGACCTCACCCATGCAGCGGTATGTTTGGCATCAGCTGTTCAAGACCCCCCTGACTCTCTAGGCCACGGTGCATCGGCGGTTCCATGACCCCGCTGCCATCCAAATGTGCACGCTCTTCAACATCAAGACTGGAGGCTGTAGCGAAGACTGCTCCTACTGTGCGCAATCGTCTCGCTACGACACGGGCTTGAAGGCGACGAAGCTGAGCTCGGTGGATTCCGTCTTGGAAGCGGCCCGCATCGCCAAGGAGAATGGGAGCTCGCGCTTCTGCATGGGCGCGGCGTGGAGAGACATGCGAGGCAGAAAGACCAACCTCAAGAACATCAAGGAGATGATCAAGGGCGTGCGGGGCATGGGCATGGAGGCGTGCGTGACGCTGGGCATGGTTGATGCTGCACAAGCAAAGGAGCTCAAGGAGGCCGGTCTGACTGCGTACAACCACAACGTCGATACCAGTCGCGAGCACTATCTGACGGTCATCACCACGCGTTCCTACGATGAACGGCTCAACACCATCAAGAACGTCCAGGAGGCGGGTATCCATGTGTGTACTGGCGGCATCCTCGGGCTGGGCGAAAAGGCTCGCGACCACGTCGGTCTCATCCACACGGTAGCCACGTTGCC from Pyrenophora tritici-repentis strain M4 chromosome 1, whole genome shotgun sequence encodes the following:
- a CDS encoding BioB, Biotin synthase, giving the protein MSHRVLVRTGRGLSFTPRSRQISRSFSTVLDTPVDPGTQQLRKTSVFEKALNANAPRTTWTKEEITEVYNTSLIDLTHAAATVHRRFHDPAAIQMCTLFNIKTGGCSEDCSYCAQSSRYDTGLKATKLSSVDSVLEAARIAKENGSSRFCMGAAWRDMRGRKTNLKNIKEMIKGVRGMGMEACVTLGMVDAAQAKELKEAGLTAYNHNVDTSREHYLTVITTRSYDERLNTIKNVQEAGIHVCTGGILGLGEKARDHVGLIHTVATLPAHPESFPVNALVPIKGTPLGETQAISFDAILRTIATARLVMPATIIRLAAGRHTMREEKQILCFQAGANAVFTGEKMLTTACNGWEEDKAMFNRWGLRPMKMEETIGEKRMPGQDEAEAVVAAAEAEATVQVLG